A genomic window from Rattus norvegicus strain BN/NHsdMcwi chromosome 9, GRCr8, whole genome shotgun sequence includes:
- the Rpl27al9 gene encoding large ribosomal subunit protein uL15-like: MDPEIDTSYRQKDCWRQHRHGTEKLPGHVSHSHGRIGKHRKHPGGRRNAGGMHHHRINFDKYHPGYFSEVGMRHYHLKRNQSFCPTVNLDKLWTLISDQTQVNAAKNKTGAAPIIDVVRSGYYKVLEKRKLPKQPVIVKDKFFSRRAEEKIKGVGGPTEI; the protein is encoded by the exons atggatcctgaaatAGACACTTCTTATAGACAGAAA gATTGttggcgccagcaccgacacggtaccgagaaacTCCCGGGCCACGTGAGCCACAGCCATGGTCGCATCGGTAAGCACCGCAAGCACCCAGGAGGCCGCAGGAATGCTggaggcatgcatcaccacaggATCAACTTTGACAAATATCATCCAGGTTACTTCAGCGAAGTTGGCATGAGGCATTACCACTTGAAGAGGAACCAGAGCTTCTGCCCAACTGTCAACCTGGATAAATTATGGACGTTGATCAGCGATCAGACACAGGTCAATGCAGCAAAAAACAAGACTGGAGCTGCTCCCATCATTGATGTTGTTCGATCAGGCTACTACAAAGTTCTGGAGAAGAGGAAGCTCCCTAAGCAACCTGTCATCGTGAAGGACAAATTCTTCAGCAGAAGAGCTGAAGAGAAGATAAAGGGTgttggaggtcccaccgagatttGA